Within the Thunnus thynnus chromosome 23, fThuThy2.1, whole genome shotgun sequence genome, the region ttttttaatgttggtaATGTATTAATCATAAGTTGCATTAGTAAACTGGTAAAAAATGAACTTATGAATTGAAGTCTGTGTTTACCACTCTTCCTCATGACCAGCACGTCTCCACACTCATCCTCGATGGGGAGGAAGATCTCTGGTACCACAATGAGAATCCGCCTCTTGTGTGGTGGGTTGATGGTCCAGACACAGTCCACATTGGATGGGTAGTCTCCAGGGTAGTTAGGAGACTCAATGTATCCTGTGTACTCCCCCAgctcacctccacacagctggTCTGTGGgcaaaataatagaaacacctTACAATACAACACGATGCAATACATCAGCAACTATGGCTTAAATGACCGCTGGTTGCTGATCTTTCTGTGGGTTTACACACCGAAGCCTATTCCACTGTCAGTCTAGATAAGGATCTCATATAAATACTTTAGAAGCAGGTGAAATATGAATGTAGAGCAGCGTTACTTTTGCAGTGGGAGACGTTGGTGGCACCATCAAAGTCAGTGGTGGTGTTCCCAGGACAGGTGATGCAGTAGTTCTGGCCAAACTCAGACTGGTAGGTTCCTGCTGGGCAGCGGATGCAGCGGTGGGTACTGGAGTTGTAGTAATGTCCAGGAGCACAGTGCACTGAGGAGGATCAGGAAGAAatcagtgaacacacacacacacacagtatgaagtgaatgaagataaaaaaaacaaacagcaggctGTCTAAAAGATGCATCACATAGCTGTGATATTATTCACGCCTGGATTACAGAACATGCATACTAACAAAGCACTAAACCCTGTACAGATGACTTTGTAATCTACTTGTGCAAATTGCCATTGCATACACATCTGCACATGACTTTATGCCAACATTAACAATGAAACTGCTGACAAATGGCTTGTGTCATTGCAAATGCCAGCATGTTAAATTAACATAGTTTAGATATTACATAGGGGGATGTCAAGCTTTGTCAGTCTATAGAATATTCCAGTATGGATGTTATATGCCACTATGCAGTAGTTAAGATAGGTGGCTTTAGTCTCTGAAATACATGTCTGTCATTTTGGGTATTGTCATAAATACCACAGAGTTTATTTGATGGTGTGCATAGAAACTATTAACAGAAACTGTATATACTGACATacaggagacacagagagatgcACAGTGTTTGACACATGAACATAAAGCCTCACCTTTAGCCTCACAGTCCCTGAAGGAAACGGATCCTTCATACTTGGTCATGAGTCCTCCTCCACAGGGGAAGCAGAGGACGCGGCCTGGTTCTGGCTGGTAGGAGCCCAGCGTGCATGGCTGGCATGGACGGAAACCGTCAGCAGAGAAATGACCTGCTGGACACTGACCTGAGGGGAGGACAGAGGAAAATCTCCTCATTATTTTCCACTTCTCTGTTATTGACTTGATTTTAACTTTATCTACGCCCTTCATTTCTCTCTATATAACACTGATTCCAACTGTTTCAGCTCATTAAGCTAATTgacaaatgtgagaatttgttcATCTGTGGGTAAATATTTTTCTGACTATGAAGATCTCAAAAACTGAATACAGTAACACAGGTCTTTGGTGCTCTCTTGTGGTGTAGCTCAAACTCACACTTGCTTTAATTTCCACAAGGTGGCGCCAACCTGATATGTTTAAACAAGCATAATGTCAATGTAGGAATTACTTATTTTACTGTACAGGatcactgctgcactgctgcagCAACTTTCAGAGGAAAttcacaattaaaataaaataccgTCCCCTTTTCAGCcattacaaattacaaagaATTTTCTTTCTGGATAGATAGATacactttattgatccccaaaGGGGAAACTACTATGTAATCTATATGCACTACAGGTGTAAGGTTTGGGactttttaaagcactttttcTTTAAGGTTTGGAGCTTTTTGAGAGACTATCGGTGTAATGATTGGGTGTTTAGTTACCTCCACACTGAGACACATTCTTGGCCCCAGCGATGCCCTGTCCTTCAGTGCTTGGACATGGTTCACAGGACAGCTGACCCACCATGTCCTGGTACGTACCAGGAGGACACTGGACACACTGTTCCTGCTCCCCGCTGTAAAACGTCCCCACACTACAACTCACTGAGGAGGAAGACAGATGTCAGTGTTTTGAGGGAATACTTTCTGTGGCTCCtgctcatcttcctctttatgAGAGGGCACTAATACTATGATACCCACTCACTACTAGTAAACTCCAATCTTACCACACTTTCCATCTCGCAGGACTTGTCCCGTGCTGCAGACCTCAGTGCCTTCTGGTACCCTGGATGGTTTCTGTGCCACCTCATACTCAGTCCCAGAGAACTGGATGTAGAACTGCTGTTTGTTGATGGACTTCCTGAGTGTCCGCATGGCGCTCTGCAGCTTTTGCTTCATCTTCTCCCGCACACAGTCCACATTACAGGAGTCTAAggcaaaaaatgtgttcatcttaagacaaacaaactctgatacaaagacaaactgattctttcttttgttccttCAAAGATTATATCTTGATATAACTCATGATGTGTCATGTTTCTATTATGTATATCATATTGTATTCTCTATATGGTTTGGTACTACAACAGAATTTCTATCGCCATTTTTGAgattaatgatgtttttaacaTTAACTGCCATCTTTCCAGCTTGAAAAACAtgacactgacattttatcagTTCCGTCATATACTATTCAATATAGAatgaattcatattttaaactgTATGCATGTTTACTATTTGATTCTGAGTGGagttcaacaaaacacacacctgagacttcctcttccttcatctccatctcaAATTCAGCCGTGATGTGGGAAACTTCTTTTGAAGGAGATTTGCGTCCTCGCCGGCGTTTCTTGGATGAATCACACTTGAGGTTGACAAAAGTCACCTGGCAGTCATCGGTGCAGGGGAACTGGCCACCTTCCcggtacaaaaacaaaagtgaagaatgatgaggaggagatggagaaggaCAGTGATAAGGTGAAGATGCAGTTTTTCACCTTTTAGTTGAAACAGGGATTATAAGTGGTAGTGTGTGTAAAGGAGGCCTCCTAAACACAGAGCTGGGGTGTTGGTAATCCAGAATGACACTTTGTGTGAGACGTTCTTTACCTTGCAGGTTCTGCTTGGATGAATCTCTGTGTTTCTCCTTGTTGCGGGGTCTCAGGTGACACTTGGCATCTTTGATCTTGAACCTGGCCTTCTGTTTGATGGGCGGGGCCAGAGTGTCTTATTTACATACACAGCAGAAAGAAACACTGTTAATCATAATATTATATAGTGCCAACAGGtgcaaaaatgtacatttttgacAGATGAGCAACCATATTATGTTTGTCCTTTCTCAAGTGATTATGCAAAAGAGCATTTTTTGCTACCTGCAAAAAATTCAGATGAAACTATATTTACTATAAAGTAATACACCTCCAATGCCTCTTTTAACCTGACAGTAGGGGTGTGACCATAGACTGTacataaagatggacgtagcacgttgtgatgtcacctgttggtttgcattggagctggtttgaaacTGAGAGTTGTAGCTAACTGTTGGCGCTCACaatctggaaacacgccccgctacctTGGACCaaagctaacactagcttactgTGAACACCGAGTGGTGCACAcctgggctaacgttagctaatttagctaaactgtgtatcaaataacattaaacttagtgataTACTgtgacaatagtctgactcagtgcgagtcccagAGCCAGGgagtgaactgtcaatcacagctgtcaatcaacgccaaCATGGCCAACatgacatcaaagctactataagtatTGAATCTTactaatggagcaataatttccaaaacaaCCACCAGCACACTAATTAAAGGGTCTGAATCTAGAGATTGAAACCATaatgtatgaaaaatgaaaatatttatcgAAATTcattgatgctttttgaatgggagtctattggagtcagggattttttggagccatCATCTAGTGACTGTCAgtggtattgcactttaaggtacttccgcATTTGCTTCACTTTCAAGCTGTGGTTGTTGCTGCTTGGGTGTATcacacacagatgttcaatCTACCTCCCCCAATCCCACTTCCATCTGCAAAGGCTCCAAAATAAGCCAACAGAGAGTCGTTTCTGCAGAGACAAGGACATGGTCCCTTATTGGCTTCACACCTGTGAGCACTGCTGGAAGAATGGAAAATGAACCCTGATCTCTGCAGTGCTAAGTGAATACTTTTTCCCCTGGTTTTCTTGAAATCGTCTCTTGTTACTGGCTGTGTGGTATCAACAATTTAGTTTAAGTTCTAAGTAATTTGATAACTTTGGATCAAATTTGCAATTTTTTCTCGTGCAGAGTGTACTGGAAAGAACTTCTTAGTCAGAGACTCCCATAGATCATCTTACAGCAGTGTGTGGTTGATAGTAGCCCTACAGATGCATGAatatttgaaggggaaatcTGAAACTGGCAAAATATAAAAGGTACTGTGCTTCTTATCCTGCTGTACAGTAACTGTGTTGACAGGTTAGAGACGATTCATTTACACTGAATACCGCATTTCCTGTCACGCTTGGCATACTGTACCTGCACAGGTGGGTAAGGCAGTGGTGGCATTCCTCTTCTGAGGAGATTTACCAGACTGGACGGGCACTCCGCAGCTCAGTGTGTAGCTGTTCTCAGAGTCtttaagaaacacaaaatattagACTACAGTGAGAAAAGAGAAATCAGACAAGATAATGAGAGGTTAGAGAGGCTGAGAGCTTTTATTCCACCTGAAGGTCTGACTGGATCCTCCTGTTCCAtcaaacatcttgttttttatgatgagtttgtgtgtgtatgcgtgtatgtgtgtgtggtggtgggcTGGGCAACAGCACAGCTCTGATGGTTAAAAAGAGTTTTATAAATGCTGTGTGGCCTTATCCTCCTGTATGGAGCGAGACATAGGAGCGAGACAGAGAGCCCAGATCCGCTGCCATTTGACCCTAAACCCTGATTGAGAAATTAAAGGCCAAATGACAGCTCTATGAatcctgtctttctctgttgATGCACACATCCACACAAGGAGGCATTTCACATAAGAAATGACGGATGAAGCCTTCAGAGGTCATAAAAGCAAGATGATTAAATAAGAGCCCGGGTTGCATTCAGCCACAGGAATTTACATGGCTCCCTCCCCCTAAAATTAAGACGCGCTctaaaaagatagaaaaacagaTATTTCACTTCATGCCTGAGAGCTATCCATCATTCTCACACGGCGGCCGCCAAGTTAAACGGAGCGTGGGCTATGCTATGGAAAAAATGGTGTGATCAAAGAATGTAATCGATTCACAGATGTGTGTTAAGTACTATCGCAGGAGGAGAGGCCAGGGTGCCAGCCAAAGTGCTGGGACGGGTGAAGCCAAGAAAGCCTTGcacagtgaaaaacacatcaatctGACTGGAGAGCCCTCCTGAGGAGTCCACATATACAGCAATAAAGAGCTCAAGCGCCTTCATCGAGCATCAGTGGCATCAAGTGGAGGGATGAGACAGAGAGCTGTGACTGCGGGCTGACACCACCAGAGGGCAGCAACATGTGCAGCATGACAGCATTAATGCTAAAACAGATAGTAAAGGACATTTGAGAGTGATTTACAGAAAtataatgcatttcttttaATGCATAATGCTTTATCACCAACTTAAAGGTCaaatctgtgattttttttcaccataaaaatgactgttttattAATGTCTATAATGTCATAGTTTATCAGAAGTCTTGTTTATGTAAAAGATGGTAAGGAGGGAGAATGACTCACTTGTGATATTTATAGTGTATGTGTATcattaaaggcatactatgcagggttttcataaaaaaaacaatgtatagactcatacaaaaataatccctttCAATCATTACtaatgacccactagaagtgtgtggcaaTGTGTGTATTTGAAGAGCCCCTGcactctgcctgtattttcttattattttgctgtgttggGGGCGCTTCTGGGCATCAGTGTTTGGGCAGTGGGTATGTAGCCAATAACAGcacgcagggtgtgaggtcaggactctaTAAAAATGtagcaaccaggttacatcactgtctctgtctctctcctctgctccgctctgctctctgtctttatgtcatggatgtataagagctgcaggtctgtgtgccTGACCGacggcggggctgagctacacaaatgcagagcagagaggccacagtggacaggatgaagctctgcattcacacaaactCCGGCTATGTggcaccttcccgcagggttgtgctgagataaatggtaaatggtaaatgggctgtacttgtatagcacctttctgaccactcaaagcgctttttttACACTAGTCGCATTCACCCTTTTatacacattcatacgctgatggcacagccatcaggagcaatttttgggttcagtatcttgcccaaggacacttccacatgcagactggaggagccagaaATCGAACCAtggatcttctgattagtggacgacccgctctacctcctccCACACACTGGGGCAGCTGTGGCACACTgtggcatgtttatttgtgctttagaacataactgccagaaaacaatgttttatttatctgattcactgttttgttcttgttagcaccgctccctctcttcattcattctctagCTTGCTaaaccactgctgctctctctctctgttgatCGTGGTCTCAGCTTGCTCTGGTGTCGTTGTGCCGGGGAGGAgtggccaactttgaatgctgtacAAACTccaaccgacaaatcctgcatagtatacctttaaattAATCACTAACtaaagtatttgttttttttattaattaaaaggAATTaacaacatatacagtacatccagTGAAAAATGGCTTCTTGAATTTCCTTAATACACTGTTGTTACACTTTTGAAGCTGTAACTGGCAAATTATGGTATTTCTCCTTCATAACTATAATTATCAAGgagattttgattttgattttattttgagaatttgattattatttgatttccaacattataatttatttattttctgtcatttcaagGACAGAACTATGCACACAAGTGTTCTTTAGTGAGCTTGTCACAGTATGAGTAATTTTTCATTGTATTCATAGTTGAAAATGTTGGTTTCATTGCCTGCTCTTGCAGTGTTCATTTTACAATTACGCTGCTGGTAGTTTGTTGTGACATTTCAGATGGTCAGGTTTTGTGTATCTTACCACCATGTTTCGGAGACTGTTTGATTCAAAATGGGCATGTTTGGTGTTATAGTGGCATAACTTACCACTACTGGAAAAGGCCATAGTTTCATTGCAAAATGAGCACACTGGTCtccttttctcacttttttatcTGTCCCTGTATCTTTAAACACTGGGTTCCTACCTCTGACAATGtacttgcatgtgtgtgtacctgcgACAAAGAGGGCATTGGAGGGGCAGGACAGTGAGCAGACCTCTGCCCCTCCACTCTTGGTGCAGGTCAGCTGTGCTCGAGGTGCTGGCTTCCCATTGGGCAGACACTTCACCGCctctgagaaacacacaaagtcacattaccatgacaaccacctggacacacacatacacctgtgAGGAATCCACCACACCACACATGGAGAACTGTGGGCAAACTCggacatacgcacacacacacacacacacacacagagttggtGCTTACCGATGCAGTCTTTCTTGTTCCAGTGGAGTTTCTGTCcaggaggacacacacactcgaAGCCGCCCTGTGTGTTAATGCAGCTGTACTCACAGCTCCCGTTGTTGATGCTGCACTCATCGATGTCTGACACACAACCACAGAGAGCATTTTAGTCAGTATATGcagtctgttttttgttgacCACAGCAGAGCCTTTACATCCAAATGTGATAATCTGAGGTATCATCTGCTGGTCTGCTCTGCCAAACGCATATTTTCCAGTAAATCTGCTGTCAGATAAAAGGAAAGCTGAATTTGCCTCACAGCTTTTTATAACATAATGTTCAATCTTAAGGCTTGGGGATAAACCTTTGTAGTTAAAACTCTAAAATCAAAGTGAAGACACAAGTCAGTGGTATTAAAGTTGAGCTGCTTTCTTGTAAAATCTTGTCAAGTCTAAGACATGATTCACCACCTGTGTATACTGCCAATAGTGTTGGATGTAGTCAAGTCATGGCACCGCAGCCAGGAATTAAATCCTGGTCAAATAGTCAAATAACACCTATACCACATTTACCACTTGTAAGAACAATGAGCATACGTCAGCATACGTGCTACTGTGATCATGCTGACGCTACCTCTCCATCAGTGACGTCAGTCAGTCCAACAGCAGGACAGTCAGAACTTTACGTGTTGACTGAGCTACAGGTGTGTGacagcacacacataaataatacacataaaCAAGCAGGAAAAACCAAAGACACATTGggaacatgtgcacacacacacgcacacacacagagacttgCTCTGTATGCACACAAGGATGccagcacacaaacaaatcatgcacacacacagaaaactcaGGGAGAAGCTATTCAGGGGAACTGAGGTGTGAGAGTGCTTTCAGTAGCAGTCGTCTGCACACGCTTAGTGACCCCTCACCTTCACACTCTGAGAAGCATTTCCCTTTCAGatgcatacaaacaaacacacacatttcatctactctcacacacatactttaGCTTTGTCAAAAAGCTCATGTATTTATCCCTTGCTCAGCATACACTCACCTCCACAGTGAGTGAGGCCGTACAGGATGTAACCCTTGTTGCACAGGCACTCAAAGCTGCCCGGGTAGTTGATGCAGGTGTGGTCACAGGTTCTCTCAAAGGAGCACTCGTCGATGTCTGAGGGAGATGAAGCATAAACAGTACCTGATGCATAACTGGTGAGAAACACAGCAGCTAACTGTGGcttcatttgttcttttgttgGTTTCTTTTTCAGTCACTCATGGATTTCTCATTCACCTAATAACAGTGATGCTTCCAGTGGTcattaacctcttccactccccaAGGACGCCGGTGTCCATGAGCgacatttctgtctttcagaaGCTGTAGcaggctcagttttaaagctacagtgaAGATACTGGTATCATATGACACTAGGCAACCTAAGGAATCTTGTTGGGAAGGGGTCTGAATAACGCTCCAAAGTTAAGCTAAGTTTTGGcaagggaaaaactggcatgaccattttcaaaggggtcccttgacatctcacctcaagatatctgaatgaaaataggTTCTGTGAGTACCCATGAGTCccccctttacagacatgcccactttatactaatcccatgcagttttgggcaaaaacaaggcattttttttgctgtataaatgtgttatttttgcctattctaaaaatggtgtatttgaatatgtCTGCATACTGGCGtcctaaacagtcttggaattgcataaatttggtatgactggaaagctgagacttgtggattcaatgagcccaattgtattcatgtgtgatgatgttagttgtagtgagaccattttttgaaacttggtctcactgtataaaatgagctattgtgacctctaggataatcacagcctcataaTTACAACCATGAACTAGAGACGGagggcattcagaggatgtatggctTTCATAGCTACACTGACAATAAGAGAGTTTCTGAACAATTTACAGAACAGAAGTGCTCACCATCCAATCgctgaaaaatgcaattcttacagaaatctcaaaatgtcaaaagtgtTTTGAtgccaaatcacagcatgaatttttctatggtgttcctcaaggtcttggtgtcttcatgtggtattttggagggattttgaccattttttatcaattctcgagtggtcaaaaatggttgGTTTTGtaccaaatctgtgtaacaaatcaccccaaaaattgctgcaacaacttatgagacataactGAGCATGTGAATGGCTATCATATACTTCtatcataatgttctaagccctTATAGATTCTAAATGTTCAAAATTTGAAAAGGTacctaaccaaaacacaatgctcattacagatttattactagaaaaacttgacacacatctcaaattaatcttaAGTTTCCCAGCTTTCAGACGATATATACCACTTCTGTGTGGCATgtactgttgacctgctatctccccctaaaCATCCTCTGTCCCCCCAAAAAATGGGTCTATGGTAGGGGGgtgggagtggaagaggttaaagaGGCTACATTTTAGTGCAGCTATGCCCTAATGTTCTACCAAGGTGGCTGGTAGGGTTACATAAATTTGTCAACTGTCAGGAATTTTATTGTATATACTCTTGTAGTTACCTTTTAAATATCTCAGTTACAGGATTTTTGtatctacagtaccagtcaaaagtctggacacactttctcattcaaggaactttctcattcaaggaatgggaaggtgtgtccaaacttttgactggtactgtatatgataAAGTAACTTAATTTATCTAGTATTTCATTCAccaaattagacaaaaacagacattgtAATCTAGTTATTTCATCTACGCATGGTTCTGAATTGAATTCCCAACAAATATCCCAAAATAGAGTATATCACTATCTTGATATGATATATTACTCTACATACTGTGTACTGCGATAGAAGATTAAATCCATATCAGCCACCTCTAGTAGTTGCTGGCTAGATACTGACCTTTGGATGATGTGATGAATTTGGCTTTGGGGAAATTGTTCTTCCCCAAGAAAATACTGATGACATTTCTACACTTTTGtaataaagaatgaaataaacagCATCCAaagcaaaaccacaaaaatgaaacaaaaaatgtcaattagagTCTAAGTTTC harbors:
- the scube1 gene encoding signal peptide, CUB and EGF-like domain-containing protein 1 isoform X3, with amino-acid sequence MCWQVVTYSRHGARLGFIWSCVFWPPDTYMDECENDYNGGCVHECINIPGNYRCTCYDGFMLAHDGHNCLDVDECLDNNGGCQQVCVNTMGSYECQCTDGFFLSDNQHTCIHRSDDGMNCMNKDHGCAHICREAPGKGGVSCECRPGFELAKNQKDCTLTCNYGNGGCQHTCDDTDTGPVCGCHQKYALHSDSKTCIEKDEAAIESSEFNATSVADVDKRVKRRLLMETCAVNNGGCDRTCKDTATGVRCSCPVGFTLQPDGKTCKDIDECQENNGGCDHFCRNTVGSFECSCQKGHKLLTDERTCQDIDECSFERTCDHTCINYPGSFECLCNKGYILYGLTHCGDIDECSINNGSCEYSCINTQGGFECVCPPGQKLHWNKKDCIEAVKCLPNGKPAPRAQLTCTKSGGAEVCSLSCPSNALFVADSENSYTLSCGVPVQSGKSPQKRNATTALPTCADTLAPPIKQKARFKIKDAKCHLRPRNKEKHRDSSKQNLQGGQFPCTDDCQVTFVNLKCDSSKKRRRGRKSPSKEVSHITAEFEMEMKEEEVSDSCNVDCVREKMKQKLQSAMRTLRKSINKQQFYIQFSGTEYEVAQKPSRVPEGTEVCSTGQVLRDGKCVSCSVGTFYSGEQEQCVQCPPGTYQDMVGQLSCEPCPSTEGQGIAGAKNVSQCGGQCPAGHFSADGFRPCQPCTLGSYQPEPGRVLCFPCGGGLMTKYEGSVSFRDCEAKVHCAPGHYYNSSTHRCIRCPAGTYQSEFGQNYCITCPGNTTTDFDGATNVSHCKNQLCGGELGEYTGYIESPNYPGDYPSNVDCVWTINPPHKRRILIVVPEIFLPIEDECGDVLVMRKSALPTSITTYETCQTYERPIAFTSRSRKLWIQFKSNEGNSGKGFQVPYVTYDEDYQQLIEDIVRDGRLYASENHQEILKDKKLIKALFDVLAHPQNYFRYTAQESKEMFPRSFIKLLRSKVTRFLRPYK
- the scube1 gene encoding signal peptide, CUB and EGF-like domain-containing protein 1 isoform X2 — translated: MGSACFSRDVCLFILLINTCRVMGNVGLADADECAEGSDDCHIDALCQNTAKSYNCICKPGYKGDGKHCEDMDECENDYNGGCVHECINIPGNYRCTCYDGFMLAHDGHNCLDVDECLDNNGGCQQVCVNTMGSYECQCTDGFFLSDNQHTCIHRSDDGMNCMNKDHGCAHICREAPGKGGVSCECRPGFELAKNQKDCTLTCNYGNGGCQHTCDDTDTGPVCGCHQKYALHSDSKTCIETCAVNNGGCDRTCKDTATGVRCSCPVGFTLQPDGKTCKDIDECQENNGGCDHFCRNTVGSFECSCQKGHKLLTDERTCQDIDECSFERTCDHTCINYPGSFECLCNKGYILYGLTHCGDIDECSINNGSCEYSCINTQGGFECVCPPGQKLHWNKKDCIEAVKCLPNGKPAPRAQLTCTKSGGAEVCSLSCPSNALFVADSENSYTLSCGVPVQSGKSPQKRNATTALPTCADTLAPPIKQKARFKIKDAKCHLRPRNKEKHRDSSKQNLQGGQFPCTDDCQVTFVNLKCDSSKKRRRGRKSPSKEVSHITAEFEMEMKEEEVSDSCNVDCVREKMKQKLQSAMRTLRKSINKQQFYIQFSGTEYEVAQKPSRVPEGTEVCSTGQVLRDGKCVSCSVGTFYSGEQEQCVQCPPGTYQDMVGQLSCEPCPSTEGQGIAGAKNVSQCGGQCPAGHFSADGFRPCQPCTLGSYQPEPGRVLCFPCGGGLMTKYEGSVSFRDCEAKVHCAPGHYYNSSTHRCIRCPAGTYQSEFGQNYCITCPGNTTTDFDGATNVSHCKNQLCGGELGEYTGYIESPNYPGDYPSNVDCVWTINPPHKRRILIVVPEIFLPIEDECGDVLVMRKSALPTSITTYETCQTYERPIAFTSRSRKLWIQFKSNEGNSGKGFQVPYVTYDEDYQQLIEDIVRDGRLYASENHQEILKDKKLIKALFDVLAHPQNYFRYTAQESKEMFPRSFIKLLRSKVTRFLRPYK
- the scube1 gene encoding signal peptide, CUB and EGF-like domain-containing protein 1 isoform X1, yielding MGSACFSRDVCLFILLINTCRVMGNVGLADADECAEGSDDCHIDALCQNTAKSYNCICKPGYKGDGKHCEDMDECENDYNGGCVHECINIPGNYRCTCYDGFMLAHDGHNCLDVDECLDNNGGCQQVCVNTMGSYECQCTDGFFLSDNQHTCIHRSDDGMNCMNKDHGCAHICREAPGKGGVSCECRPGFELAKNQKDCTLTCNYGNGGCQHTCDDTDTGPVCGCHQKYALHSDSKTCIEKDEAAIESSEFNATSVADVDKRVKRRLLMETCAVNNGGCDRTCKDTATGVRCSCPVGFTLQPDGKTCKDIDECQENNGGCDHFCRNTVGSFECSCQKGHKLLTDERTCQDIDECSFERTCDHTCINYPGSFECLCNKGYILYGLTHCGDIDECSINNGSCEYSCINTQGGFECVCPPGQKLHWNKKDCIEAVKCLPNGKPAPRAQLTCTKSGGAEVCSLSCPSNALFVADSENSYTLSCGVPVQSGKSPQKRNATTALPTCADTLAPPIKQKARFKIKDAKCHLRPRNKEKHRDSSKQNLQGGQFPCTDDCQVTFVNLKCDSSKKRRRGRKSPSKEVSHITAEFEMEMKEEEVSDSCNVDCVREKMKQKLQSAMRTLRKSINKQQFYIQFSGTEYEVAQKPSRVPEGTEVCSTGQVLRDGKCVSCSVGTFYSGEQEQCVQCPPGTYQDMVGQLSCEPCPSTEGQGIAGAKNVSQCGGQCPAGHFSADGFRPCQPCTLGSYQPEPGRVLCFPCGGGLMTKYEGSVSFRDCEAKVHCAPGHYYNSSTHRCIRCPAGTYQSEFGQNYCITCPGNTTTDFDGATNVSHCKNQLCGGELGEYTGYIESPNYPGDYPSNVDCVWTINPPHKRRILIVVPEIFLPIEDECGDVLVMRKSALPTSITTYETCQTYERPIAFTSRSRKLWIQFKSNEGNSGKGFQVPYVTYDEDYQQLIEDIVRDGRLYASENHQEILKDKKLIKALFDVLAHPQNYFRYTAQESKEMFPRSFIKLLRSKVTRFLRPYK